In Plectropomus leopardus isolate mb chromosome 17, YSFRI_Pleo_2.0, whole genome shotgun sequence, the DNA window ttacaaagtaaaaggtcctcccatgctgacactttctttgcatgtattacAGACTGGctttcctggtgttggttgattGAAAAACTCCCATAATGCACTTTGGGATCTTTTTTAAGTGCAGATCGAGATGTGGACATAAAGTGAGACAGAGTGGTGAGTGAAAACAGACCAGAGTGAGAGACACAGCTGCAAAGAAGCCCAggatgtgcattttttaataaattaattttatcataaaacattcaaattaaaCGCAGACACAAATAATcggcaaaataccaaatatcggCCTCTATAATTGACCAGGCTGATAATCCGTCAACTCCTAAAATAGACAATTTAAGGTTTCTTTGGTGCCAGACATTTTATGCTAGCTCGTCAGCAAGGGTGctaaaaaacactccaaaatTGGGCACAGTTTTGGCAAGGGAAGAAACTACCATTGCTACACCCCATTGAAACTACACCTGATATCTGAACTAAAACAGGTTCACTTTATGCTCGCCCCATGcagtttttggttaaaaaaaatcttagtttTTTGCTTGCAgggaaaatttcatttttatttaaacatttcagtaCTGGAATCCCTAAACAGTCTTGGAATTGCATTAATTGGGTATGACTAGAAAGCTGAGACTCGTGGATTAAATGAACCTGATTCAAGTGTGATGTTAGTCccagactattttttaaaaccttgttCTCACTGTGTAAAATGAcctattatataatataaataatataaataataatataatctgTGGTAATCAGACTCATGAAATGTTACAACCAAGGACTGGAGGCCTCGGACATTTAGAGGATGATTGGTTTAAATTAGTATTATGTAAACAAGAGGATTTCTCTGCATTATCCAGAAGTACTTGCCGTCCAATTCGTACAGAAATCTCTAAATATCAAAACGTTTTTGATACCAGACCACAGCACTGATTTTTCTATGGTGTTCCTTAAGGTCTCAGTGTCTTGATGCAGTTTGTTGGttggatttttggccatttttattaatttttcaatgGTCAAAAATGGTTACACATAGCTCCAAATTTTTGTAATTAACAGTATCAACCCATAGCAACAACTTGTGAGACATAATCGATTTGACCAGAAAAACTTGACACAGCGGTATTTTCCCCCTAAAGATCCCCGGTCAcctaaaaagagagaaatggatTAATTGGgattcaatttaaaaattaatccaTTAAGTAGAAAGTACTTTACCAAACTGATTATTTCAGACATTAAGATTTTTGACACAGTTAAGTAACTTGTTTTTATCAGTTCTACGAGTTAATATTTCCCTGTTTTAGTGAACCAacactatttatttttgtgctgtgaATGCAAACAACTTAAGATGgttaatttttaatgttaaatatgtcGTTATAACTTGAGCCTACTGATTCAAACTCTGGATTTTATTTCCTgtgattgatttttcttttaaaattaaattaaaggttTTATGATTTTGGCAATAGGTATTCATATTTTGTTCCGTATTTAAAGACGTGTCTACTAGTGTAAGTATTGGGGAGTATTTTTGtcgtatttattattttctgttccGTTTTAGTATTTCAGTGCATCACTGAacctaaaaaatgtgaaaatctgaatttaaaatTTAGCGGCTCGAAAGGGAAATATGTCAGCAGACAGATAACTTGTGTGGGACAGAGTGGAACCGAGCTGTGAGTAAATTTTCATAAATCAGTCCAACCGATTCGCCTTTAGGTTCCTTCTCTGATAGTCCTCAGCTCGCCATGCGGATACCgaagaagtgtgtgtttgatgtacATAGTGTGTAATGTACCTACTGTTTGTTGTATGACGAGTTACGTGAACATGTGACGTGCAGATGTCGGCAGAGTGTTAGgtctgtacatactgtataatgTGCCATTTGTTCgctacatgaaaaaataaatctttcaatGGATGTCTGATGTCCTGAGGTTAAATAACTTActaaaaagtcacatttataCAACAGTTTACATCatgaaaatctttttattaTCAAAGAGCACATTTTGATCACTTAAATTCtatatacaatacaaaaaatgcaaaagaagaGCTTTGTTTTAATGTCACCATTTATGCCTCCACAGTTCCCTCTTTGACTATAGCCATCGCCAGATTCCTGGCCAGAGCGAGTCTCAGCAGCTCCACTTTGGTAAGCTCTATTTCTTCATCCTGAAATGACAAATACACTCACTCAGAAAAACTCAGGTTTTAGTCCTGTGTGTTACAAGCCAAGCAATGCATCAGCTGTTCTCGAGGAGTTAACCTTAAAGTGCAAAAGATGAACATGGTTTCACAAATGTTCATTCAGACCGCAGCACCAAATTAACATCAACACCAACCTAATATTAAGCTCTCATTTgtcaacagcagctgcagagaccaACACTTTTACTGGGCAAAAAATACTGCAGCAGCAACTAAAAGCTAAAAGTTTCTCTGATAAACAATGACGAGCAACAACACCAGCACCTGAGCGCGATCATGTGAGGAGACGATGCGTACCTGCATGGGCCCGTCTGTGCCGGGAGCTGCGGTGTTCAGTGAGGAGGTGAGCTCCTCTAAACAGAACATCAGCTCATGGGTTTGGTCGGCTGAGAAGATCACCTAAAAATTCCCAAAACAAAGCCAACTTTTACCTTAAAAAGtccacagaaaaacaagcagtCTGTTCTTCTTAAGCTCATTCGCTCTGTGTCGCCATGTGTGACACAAGTATACTttataaaagtaattttgtcataagacacaaaagaaaagcaagattCACTCTCTGATTTAGTCTTGAGACCAGTAATTGAAAATGCATGATCATGTCTCAGACAGGCATATGCTCAAATAAATCGATGAACATGCAGTAATTCAAGCTGCATCAATTATGCAACCAAAATTTGTCACTAAAACTTTGATCGGTCTAATACCAAATATTATCCCTTTATGTGTATCCTAAAAACTTCCAGAAATGTCTTTGAGAAATAATGGGCTAAAATTCAGTTCAGAGCTGCAGCTATTTTGAtataatcaatacatttttatattgttttttgaggaaaaatgccaagtattttctttttacagctacttaaaaatgaatatttgttgtttttttaatcttctttgacaaactgaatattttggggttagtcaaacaacaaaaaaagatatttgaagGCTTCACCTGAATCtcttgcacttttaaatgcacattttcactattttctgatgttttatagaAAAGAAGaatgttaataattaaataacatttaattttaatttgaaaacagcatattttcagtgtagattatcatttttatctttattttgtcttataGCAAAACACAATGACGGGTTTATTGTAATGCGGCAGAACATTACGGtttcatattttcatgtaactGTTACGTATCTTTGTATCTTTATTGAATCTTGTGATTTTAATGATCAGAATTGTGTCTGAATCCTCAGTATACTGGACACTGCGTACGGTGACGGACCTCTTTCTGCTCCAGCAGCGGCAGAGCGTCGGTCAGCAGAGTCATCCAGAAGCTGCGGGGGGCGATCTTTGCCGTCATgagggagaggagcagcttGGCCGCCTCGCTGAAGCGCTTCTCTCCGTACAGCTTGTGGAACTCACGGTATTTCCCTGGAGGCGAAAAAAAATTATCACCAAGCTAATGTTGACATAGATGTTATCACACAATATAAAACTCTGAACTCTGCATCATTTCTTCACAAATGTAAAGATCTGTTTACAATCGGAGTTTAATAgagtttacaaaaataataatcattagaaaagcaatttctttaaatgcaCTTTACTTGCATCTAAAGAGATTTTTATCATGAATAGTTCATCTATTTTCACTGATTTTCTTCCAGTAAATCACACTGTCACATGCTGTTGCATTAAGCAGCACGTAGCTTTATTTATATCCCTGAGTGCACACACGTCTCTGTGTCTGAGTCTCATGTGACCGCCTAAAAGAGACGAGGAGGGAAGCTGTCCAGGAGGCACACTGCCCCGACTGAAAGTCCCCTCACTCCATGTGTGAATTTAACTTGTGAGTCACAAGTTCAGCAGCGCCACAAAATgttgcagagtgtgtgtgtggtgttctCGTTCATACCCAGGAAAGTGAGCCTGTCGCTGAGCAGCATTGCTGGACCCAAGTTGTCTATAAGATCCAAATCAGAGAAGCTCCCTCTTGCGCAGTAATCCTGCAAGAACCTGAAATTCACACACTCATAAAACCAGTTGTAAAGACGCATTTATATGAGACCTTAAGCCACAAACCACACGTATTCATGCTAGTTAAGTTGTGTAAAAGGCCTCCACAGAATAAACGGTATCAGCCCAATAATGGCCAGATCTGACAAAagtaaaacagcagaaacaaggACTTTTTGCTGATTATTCTATCGGCTCCAGCACAGCCACAGACAGTGTTAAAAACTGTAATAGTAAGTGTGTTGCTAAGGGAACTAACCTCTCTGAAATGAGGGTTGCAAAAGCTGCATCTTTGGCCCTGATGCTCCAGGAGAGAGCAGAGCCCAGTCTGTTGTTCCTCAAAGCCCGCATAGCCATGACCTTACAGATACTCCGCACTGgatgagggcaaaaaaaaaaatcaagatttaaGTTCCTACTGCAGTGGAAAAACGCATGACTAtatattaatgtgtgtttgtgtaagacAGGTAGATAGGAGAGAATAAAAGTGCTACCTTGCTCTGACATTTGCCTCTGCTCACAGATTCTGAGCACTTTGAGGGCTTTGCGCTCCGTGTCCAAAGGAACGCGCTCGATCTGCAGCTCCAAGTAGACACGGCCAAACTCTGGGCAGTTGTCAAAGTAATCCACGGCGAGCTGCCACAGACTTTACGCAAACATACACGAAAAACATCCTATAACTCAAGGCATTTGGAGAGGCAAAAATTAAGATAtcatgatgctgtttttggtttcgACTGACACATTCTAGGGCAGCGCTTAATTAACAGAGTAAAtaagaaatcataaaaacatgaattgataaaaaataatcatgatttGCACACAGAAAAGCCACGTGTCAAGACTAAACAAGTTTTCATACTTTgcacaaaaatctaaaacagtAATTATATGCATCAATTAACACAATTTTCATACCATAAGGATAATTAGTGGCTTTAAATGAGCATACCTGTGATGAGTGAAGAGACCAGAAGCATATTCTAACAGAAGAAACTCTCTCAGGTTGGATCCaaagctgaacacacacacagaatgacaTGGTAAATGTTAGACGATTAAAGTGTGCTGTCTTCTTATCTCCAGTTTAAAGTGTATGCAAGTTACAAACGCAGCCAAACAGAGTCCTTACTGTAGATTGTGAGACTGGAGGAGTTTGCAGTGATCCAACAGATCTGTCAGATGGGCCACAAACCACCAGTTGTTGAGAGCAATACTGAAGAGACACATGGTGGAGAAATTaggaaattaggaaaaaagttTACATCCTCAACAAGTATTTGTTGTCTGTCTTGTGTACATTTACAGATGGATGTAATCCTGCATGTTACCTGCAGTCCTTGATGACCTGATGGATGTCAAACTCAAAGGCAGCCAATAGGATGCTGTCCAGAGGCTCTGGGACGCTCCTCGAGTCCAGAAACATCGTCATGCATGACTGCAGCACACGGACAGAGTCAACACAGATAAATAAGAGGAATGCAGTCGCAGTGACCATGAATGGTGAGCAGTGCAGCTGTAGTTTACCTGTGCATAGTAGTGTAACTCAGTGGGTTTGACTGTCGGGTGGCAGAAGAGCAGTCTAGTGACCAGGAAGTGGTACCAGGTGCTCAGTAGTTCCTTGTGCTCCAGCAAAGTATCCTCATCCCCCAAAAGGAtctaaaattacataaaattaaattattttttaaatttctcattCCTCATTGCATGTATAATATACTACAGTTATCATTGCACATAATCCGTACATGTAAAAGGTAGATGGATAGCAGCTGGGTCTGCTGAGGGCACTAACCTTGCAGATGATCTCCAGGTGTCGGTTGCTGGCGAACGAGTTGTCCTGCAGGCATCGGTCCACCTCCTCGTGCCAGTGTCTCCACTTCACATCAAACTCTGTCAGCGTCTGAGTGCCACCAGGCTGACGGATCATCACACAAAGATCAAAAGGTAAAAGCTTCCACTGGCTGTTTTATGAGCAAATATTGAGTTTGACTTGTGCAAAAGTCAAAGTTGATGTAACATTAAGTACTATATTTGAATGATATTTGTGAAGTGAGAGAGGAGTGCCGGTTAGGAACTGCAACATCAGGATGATTTGAACTCTTTCTATCCACAGCGTGAgcaaaatacagatttaaaagaTTATCCATGACATGCAGttttgtcagcagcagcagcagcgtatTATACGATCATAAGACTACTCAAACTATCCACGTGAATATCTTCGTAAAAACTTCAATTAAAGGAATCAAGAATTTCAAAAAACAGGTTTATGTCATCAGGCTGAATTATAGCAGGTTAACATAAATAATGAATTGGATGGATGTAGCTGTAGCCAGTACAGATTTCTTTACTCTATAATATGCTGTTGGCAGCACCACAGATCGGCTTAAGACATCCATAATTTCTAATGACATCTTTACGCACACAGGAtgcatcaaataaaaacagcgGTAGAGTAAATTTAGGTGTCTTTCTATTCAACTGCTTTACACATTAAAGGTGAAACTTCTGCATATTAAGAAGACATTCATGCTTATGTGTTATTTCATCAGTCCTaacctctgtgtttttgaaactggCTTATAATTGGCCAGAACTGATTAACCAAGTATGAACTGAAAGTACTTTCATGAGGTCATAATGCAAATCCCATCTCGCCAATGAATGAAGCTACAAAACCAGATAACCCGCTGAAAGTCGATCTTACGTTGTAGAAGGGCATCTTGCTGAGCAGAGTGTCCATCAGCTTGTACATGTTCCTGGCAGCAGGCTGTAGTGTGGCCTGCTTCACCAGCATCTGTCTGGCTTCTTCCAACCTGCCCTGCAGCACATAGTTCACCACCTGCACAGCCCCGACACGAAATCATGTCATCGCTGAAATGTCACACTCAGAATCAGGGCGAGAGgtgtttcagaaacataaacttgtgcgtgtgtgttgcgCCTACCACATCCCAGTAGTCGTGGTGCTCAGCGGGGCTCTCACTTTGCAGCACTTCTCTGGCCTTCTCATCCACGTCGGCCTTGTGTAACCGTACCCAGTCTAGGAGGTGGAGCAACAGGGAACCCGCTgaggagaaacacacaaacacacagctgactTGTTTGTTTGGATGCTGTCATAGTCTCAAAGTCAAGCTATAAACTCCAAAGATGAAGAGTTTAGCTAAAAGAACAAAGTCAAAGTCTAACCAGGAGCAGCATCAATGAAGAGCACTTCACACAGATTCCAGATCAGTTCTATGGCCAACAGAATGGACACCTATGAAGCCAAAACAAAGGACGAAGTTAGGACAAGTGTCAGTGAGAACGAATAATCCAAAAGTAAATTTCAGTCAAACATGAACAATCATTCCTCTGCATAAATACCTTAACATTAATTGTAACTTTACTTATAAAGatgatttagtttttaaatatagtaGTAGTGTATATGTCTCTGCATGTGGTGCTCAGATAAACACACAGTCAGATTATACCTGATTTCCATATTGATTGGCCACTTCTGTATCTTTAGTAGAAActgcagaaaagacagaaatgcaAATTTTGATTATCCCTTtataatcacattaaaaaacaaaataatttaaaaagatgtaCAAGGATGTGATTTTCATGAGGTACATGGGCGAAGAAGTCCCCCACCAGATGTTTACAGTATTTTGTAAATCTTGTTTAATctattttgtactgttttgtattttttattgtatttcctttttctacCTTCCCtcttctgtaaaaaaacaatgtagatATGTTTACACATGTGATCTGTATAGTTTATATAACAACAATGTAAATATCCACATTACATACATGCAGACCATATATATGGTCtgtatagtttatagtttatttatagTTTAAGAAAATAACCCTCATTTTCggacatgtgtgtatgtgtgtgcatgtttaaatgttgtttactttcctttttttttttttacatgttcgaaacacatttcagtttcagtatatcaaaataatatttcaaaattctGACCTGCAACTTGTTGAAGCTCCTCCATACAGGCTCGTATCACAGATCTGTAGTTTTTACTGATGCTGACAAATCTAAGGAGCAGACAAATCATGTTAGCTGTTTGAAGCTAAGATGCACATCTCTGAAAAGCAATAGTCAAAGGAAAAGAGCCATCACGTGGTCTTACTGGGGTTTTTTGTTCTTGCTGGGGAGGTCCTCTTTAATCGTCTGCAGGCCGACAAAGATGTGATGTGACTCATTGAAGAGTTTGCGTAAAATGGGGGAATATATGTCCTCATCTTTCCTGACCTCGTGGATGAAGGAGCAGCCTGATCCTTTAGCACCTGAATGTGCAGCACAGAGGGTGATAACTAACATGCATTAGGTAAAAAAAGAGATTGTTAAAACCTAAAGAGGGGCTTGTATCATTATACACATACCTGATGCTTTGTAAAGGGTCTCATACACAAGAATATCACCTGGACCCCATGCAAACCCCAAATGCTTCCCATCACTGGCTGCAGGaatattctgaatttaaaaaagagaagacaCTAAAACGATCAATTAAAACAGGTGATGGTAAGATACAAATTGAATATCAacttaaattgtgtttttcaggttCAAGAGCTCTTCTAACCCAAATCAAAAGGACAGCTCAGATCACCAGTTTTTATATCCCATCGCTGGTTGCCAGTAAGttacaaaagtaattttaaagttGTGTTTCCAATATTTAATCTCTATATGATGATGGCTCTAATTATATGTCTGACATGCTCGCATAATATAAGTGGCGGCGACTGAGGGTGAGacaattattacatttttatttttttttaattaggaaaaatgtccagaaaacttagttttaattatcataaatatacatttatttttttcaatacattttttttgtaattttctgtttctttgttttcctttttttcacatcttattttcagataatttcttgtaattttttggtaatttcttgctcattacTGGGCCATTAATGCCTTCTCCCCTcgttttttggaagaaataaaataattttgttcaggtttcaaagggctaatgAGGAAAAATGCATTAGTATCTTTGTCACAGTAATTATAGCAGCCAAATATAATATATCGATAGTAAATACtacaatctgaaaaaaaaagtaaagtataaatTTAGTAACATCTTTTCACAGCACATGTGTAAAATTAGACCTCAGTAAACATCTACATCACTGTTTAACTTTTGAGAAATcagaattaaatataaaagtaaaattagaAACGTTTCAATATGAATGAAACCTCTTTTACTTTAATTGTTAGCAGGAACTTTTGCTATATTCTTACTACTTTGAcacttttaatgtatttctaaAACGTCTGTGTTCCGGTTATTAACTTTTTGATGTGTCTGACACACGTTAGGTaacttttctgtatttatatcATAATTTAATTTGGCTGTTTGAGActgactgtgatgtttttgcgGTTGTTAGCTTGTTAGCATCGCTGTTGTTGGAGAAGTTAAGTGAGAAAACTCGGCTGCAGCGGTTACTTACGGTGGTTGCCGGCTCAACGTCCAGTTCCTCCATCTGGGAACAATATTATCAATAcgataaaatataaatgataaacTATTTAGCTGTAAAGACTACACGCCATGAACTACAGGTGCCGAGCTGCTTACGCGCCTCAATCATTCATTGGAAAGCCCTTCGGCGCATGAGTGATGGCGTCACCGACAGCTGGCCATCctcctgcctgttttttttaccagctgcTGTGTTTGGCGCATGGTGTGGATTTGTCCCGATATATAGTTAAATAACTTAAGAGCACGCACTTAATACATATATTAGCACATGTGATTAATAACTCTTCAGCTCTGGGTAATTTTGTTTACATACAAAAGAGAGAGGTATTACCAACACATGTTCTTTATTTTATCCACCTACAAACATACAGATATTTTCGCAAGTCTGTTTGGTGTGATATGCAAATACACTGgctttgcattaaaaataactaaatatatgCATAAATCGTTGAAACCTCtgaaaacctcagcaaattttCTCAATTGTCTTGAACattgaaagaaggcaatgagagaggaaagaaggaattaaccccaaattagcaagaaatgagtaaaaaagtaaaataaaattaaccaataataataataataataatgatgatgatgatgatgatgatgatgatgatgatgctaaagaaagaaagaaagtaaaaataaaggaaaggggaaaatgctcaaaattatcaagaaattagtaaaaagtaaaataaaattatctgaaaattattaaaaataataatagtaatagttgACAACTGATTTTCCATTGACCAACCAGttgattaatgaatgaatgaatagcagcttataagtaaaaaaaaaaaaaaagtgctaaaaggATAACCGGTTGGGTGGAAAGTCGAAAGCAAACCGGATCTTAAACCACTATTGTCTCACAGTATGTATAATCATACTGCCCAACTTGCCATAATTACATGTTGGAGGTGGAGTTCATCCTCTCTGAAATAAGCACCGTTACCTGTAGCTCTGAATTTCAACCAGGTCACTGTGGATGGTTCTTCCTAatcaattattaatatttaaaatgtcaacagtGGCAGTTGTTAGTCCAGTGATGGTCCTAAATTGcagctgttgaaaaaaatcaatgtattcTGTTTGCAATAACAGAGAGAAACGTGTGGTTCTTCGCATGTGTTCAGCTGTAATCAGGAAATGAGGCTGAATGATAAAATCTGATTAATCAGCTGTGGTTCTCTGCATGGCTGCGTTAACTGTATTGTCCTCCCTGACCCTCAGGAGGCAGTCGAGACTGAAagcaacaaacacataaacCTGAAGGCGGCAGGTCAGGATTGATCTGTAGTGCAGTTTAAGATCAAAACGCCGCTCATCAAACTCATGAGGGCCTACTGCGAGAGACATGTGGACACAGCACAGCATCAGCACACAACAACCATCGCTGAGAGACTGTGAATATTCAGGATGATAAGATGATTTTCTAAACAAGTGATAACAAATAACACAATTACTGCATTGTATTGCAAGAATAGCATTTCCGTTCTCACCACATACAgcctcattttctgtttgtagaGGCAGTTTTGTGTTCACTGCCACTATGTAATCTAAGATTAATCTGTAATGATAACACAAAGGACGACAGCTTTGCTATTCAGCCCCACCTTTGTGCTTTTTGTAGCTTATATCAGCCCCTACGAAAAATTTTAACAATGATAAAGTTAGCACATTACAGGGTTCAAATATGTTCCAGtctcattttactttattattaagCTGTTAAGCTTTAAAGTTTAGTTTATCAGTCATTGCTACATTAAACAAGCAATGTCATATTTTAGatagaaaacagtaaaaggtgTTTCTGAATTTACTTTTAATTGAGCTCATCAGGAACCGTCATCTCTAGTTTTaagttctttgtgttttttgggggtttttttctcattatttttagtattataCTATTTGTGGAATGAGATATTATTGGTGGCTGTGTAGGATCATTTCTGACTTGTGTGATCTAAACATTTACAATTAATCTAATTTTCCAAGAGTCAAAATTTATcggaaaaaaagatgtattattttcaaaaaatagcatgtttttaTACAACAAAATATTCTCCCTCAATCCAAATATATTGGCATttagtctttcaaaaacaacattttcagtgcagtcAAAAAACAGTTTGCGCTCTCACTTGCCAAACACAGAGGCATGCACCTCGGTCCACGTGTTATCGATTTATTCATCCATTTATTTAATTCCATCTGGCAaactaaaaaatgagaaaaaaataagtgagaattttgtgtattttatttacagaCCG includes these proteins:
- the nup85 gene encoding nuclear pore complex protein Nup85 yields the protein MEELDVEPATTNIPAASDGKHLGFAWGPGDILVYETLYKASGAKGSGCSFIHEVRKDEDIYSPILRKLFNESHHIFVGLQTIKEDLPSKNKKPQFVSISKNYRSVIRACMEELQQVAVSTKDTEVANQYGNQVSILLAIELIWNLCEVLFIDAAPAGSLLLHLLDWVRLHKADVDEKAREVLQSESPAEHHDYWDVVVNYVLQGRLEEARQMLVKQATLQPAARNMYKLMDTLLSKMPFYNPGGTQTLTEFDVKWRHWHEEVDRCLQDNSFASNRHLEIICKILLGDEDTLLEHKELLSTWYHFLVTRLLFCHPTVKPTELHYYAQSCMTMFLDSRSVPEPLDSILLAAFEFDIHQVIKDCSIALNNWWFVAHLTDLLDHCKLLQSHNLHFGSNLREFLLLEYASGLFTHHSLWQLAVDYFDNCPEFGRVYLELQIERVPLDTERKALKVLRICEQRQMSEQVRSICKVMAMRALRNNRLGSALSWSIRAKDAAFATLISERFLQDYCARGSFSDLDLIDNLGPAMLLSDRLTFLGKYREFHKLYGEKRFSEAAKLLLSLMTAKIAPRSFWMTLLTDALPLLEQKEVIFSADQTHELMFCLEELTSSLNTAAPGTDGPMQDEEIELTKVELLRLALARNLAMAIVKEGTVEA